One window from the genome of Aeromonas sp. FDAARGOS 1405 encodes:
- the mnmE gene encoding tRNA uridine-5-carboxymethylaminomethyl(34) synthesis GTPase MnmE, whose amino-acid sequence MTTDTIVAQATAPGRGGVGIVRVSGPAAEQVAGIVLGKLPRVRYAEYLPFKDEQGQVLDQGIALLFKAPNSFTGEDVLELQGHGGPVIMDMLIRRILKIDGIRPARPGEFSERAFINDKLDLAQAEAIADLIEASSEQAARSAMHSLQGQFSSKIQQLVESLIRLRIYVEAAIDFPDEEIDFLSDGKVAGDLYTIMSELDDVCGEAKQGALLREGMKVVIAGRPNAGKSSLLNALAGRESAIVTEIAGTTRDVLREHIHLDGMPLHIIDTAGLRDTQDKVEQIGIERAWAEIEQADRVLFMVDGTTTDAVDPREIWPEFVDRLPKNIGLTVIRNKADLTGEDLAPSQEQGHAVYRISAKTELGLPALREHLKACMGFQGNTEGGFMARRRHLDALERAAERLLVAKEQLEVFVAGELVAEELRLAQESLSEITGEFSSDDLLGRIFSSFCIGK is encoded by the coding sequence ATGACAACAGATACGATCGTGGCCCAGGCCACCGCGCCAGGCCGTGGTGGCGTCGGCATAGTCCGGGTCTCCGGCCCCGCCGCCGAACAGGTCGCCGGGATAGTGCTCGGCAAGCTCCCGCGGGTGCGCTACGCCGAATATCTGCCGTTCAAGGATGAGCAAGGCCAGGTACTGGATCAGGGCATAGCCCTGCTGTTCAAAGCCCCCAACAGCTTCACCGGCGAGGATGTGCTGGAGCTGCAGGGCCACGGCGGCCCCGTCATCATGGACATGCTGATCCGCCGCATTCTGAAAATCGATGGCATCCGCCCTGCCCGCCCCGGCGAGTTCAGCGAGCGCGCCTTCATCAACGACAAGCTGGATCTGGCCCAGGCCGAAGCCATCGCTGACCTTATTGAAGCCTCCAGCGAACAGGCCGCCCGCAGCGCAATGCACTCCCTGCAGGGGCAGTTCTCCAGCAAAATCCAGCAGCTTGTGGAGAGCCTGATCCGGCTGCGCATCTATGTGGAAGCGGCCATCGACTTCCCGGACGAGGAGATCGACTTCCTCTCCGACGGCAAGGTGGCGGGCGACCTTTACACCATCATGTCCGAGCTGGACGACGTGTGCGGGGAAGCCAAACAGGGCGCCCTGCTGCGGGAAGGGATGAAGGTGGTGATCGCCGGTCGTCCCAACGCTGGCAAATCGAGCCTGCTCAACGCCCTGGCGGGGCGCGAGTCGGCCATCGTCACCGAGATCGCTGGCACCACCCGCGATGTGCTGCGCGAGCACATCCATCTCGATGGCATGCCGCTACACATCATCGATACCGCCGGTCTGCGCGACACTCAGGACAAGGTGGAGCAGATCGGTATCGAACGAGCCTGGGCCGAGATCGAACAGGCCGATCGGGTGCTGTTTATGGTGGATGGCACCACCACAGATGCGGTCGACCCGCGCGAGATCTGGCCGGAATTTGTTGATCGGTTGCCAAAAAACATCGGCCTCACCGTCATTCGCAACAAGGCCGACCTGACCGGCGAGGATCTGGCACCGAGTCAGGAGCAGGGCCACGCCGTCTACCGCATCTCCGCCAAGACCGAGCTGGGGCTGCCTGCCCTGCGCGAGCACCTGAAAGCCTGCATGGGCTTCCAGGGCAACACCGAAGGGGGCTTTATGGCCCGCCGCCGCCATCTGGATGCGCTGGAACGTGCCGCCGAGCGCCTGCTGGTGGCCAAAGAGCAACTGGAAGTGTTCGTGGCTGGCGAGCTGGTGGCCGAAGAGTTGCGCCTGGCGCAGGAGTCCCTCTCCGAGATCACCGGCGAATTCAGCTCCGACGATCTGCTGGGCCGCATCTTCTCCAGCTTCTGCATCGGCAAGTAA
- a CDS encoding site-specific integrase — protein MKISIEYRAPDAEGKRALRLTYYAGSYLDQTTGIRKHKRSRETLDLFLYDKPRTPAQRLHNKETQRAAEAIRAKRLFEYETGKHHLDFSNAYKASFFEYFQDVTDQKAAGSKSNHSIWISALKHLRQYHKLPELTFEEVDQLFLEGFRHYLMHKARTKSGTPLSRNTQSAYFNKLRAALNQAEQERLLPDNPVRRVKAIQGEKNKRVYLTEDEVRALAQAECRYDVLKRAFLFSCCTGLRWSDIHKLTWAELEPFYGHYRIVFTQKKTSGLQYLDLNDMAMQLMGRPGKATERIFKGLKYSAWHNMELTRWALQAGITKKVTFHSARHTFAVIQLNRGVDIYALSRLLGHSELRTTEIYADILESRRRDAMLDFPNVLG, from the coding sequence ATGAAGATCAGCATCGAATACCGCGCACCGGACGCCGAAGGCAAGCGCGCTCTGCGCTTAACCTACTACGCCGGCTCCTACCTTGACCAAACCACGGGCATCCGCAAGCACAAACGCAGCAGAGAGACCCTGGATCTCTTCCTGTACGACAAGCCGCGTACCCCAGCACAGCGGCTCCACAACAAAGAAACCCAGCGAGCAGCCGAAGCCATCCGCGCCAAGCGACTCTTCGAGTACGAGACTGGTAAACACCATCTGGATTTCTCGAACGCCTACAAGGCCAGCTTCTTCGAGTACTTCCAAGATGTTACAGACCAAAAAGCGGCAGGTAGCAAGAGCAACCACTCCATCTGGATATCAGCCCTCAAGCATTTACGCCAGTACCATAAGCTGCCGGAACTGACTTTCGAGGAAGTAGATCAGCTGTTCCTGGAGGGGTTTCGGCATTACCTGATGCACAAGGCCCGCACCAAAAGCGGCACACCACTGAGCCGCAACACCCAAAGTGCCTATTTCAACAAGTTAAGGGCGGCCCTGAACCAGGCTGAGCAGGAACGGCTGCTACCGGATAATCCGGTACGACGTGTCAAAGCTATCCAGGGGGAGAAGAACAAACGGGTTTACCTGACCGAAGACGAGGTACGAGCCTTGGCCCAGGCCGAGTGCCGGTACGACGTTCTTAAGCGCGCCTTTCTGTTCTCTTGTTGCACTGGCTTGCGCTGGTCCGACATTCACAAGCTGACCTGGGCCGAGCTGGAGCCCTTCTATGGCCATTACCGTATCGTCTTCACCCAGAAAAAGACCAGCGGCCTGCAATACCTGGATTTGAATGACATGGCGATGCAGCTGATGGGGCGCCCAGGCAAGGCAACAGAGCGGATCTTCAAGGGCCTCAAGTACTCGGCTTGGCACAACATGGAGCTCACCCGGTGGGCGTTGCAGGCGGGTATAACCAAGAAGGTCACCTTCCACAGCGCGCGTCATACCTTCGCCGTCATCCAGCTTAACCGCGGCGTTGATATCTATGCCCTCTCCCGCTTGCTGGGGCACAGTGAGCTGAGAACCACCGAAATCTACGCCGACATTCTTGAATCGCGGCGCCGAGATGCCATGCTCGATTTCCCCAATGTCTTGGGGTGA
- the repC gene encoding replication protein C, IncQ-type yields the protein MHCLAPGLFRAISNGQRRRDKLEVIYRLDNGNQIEFSGPEPLGADDLRVLQGLVALAGLESESGKIGPIASGETGEILRDLLQLRGIANQQDVLVVKSSLRKLAKEIGYANPRDTNTVRRTVERLWKVSVIAQVAGLRSGFRLLANYASDPLTDRLFVALNPLLTNAILGNGRYTYIDLAEVRQLRSSTARILHQRLCAWIDCGRSKPVGLDKLVSYAFPDKSSAATNRKRQSRVRKALYELAELGWSISEHAKGRFTIGRPALSR from the coding sequence ATGCACTGCCTTGCTCCCGGGTTGTTTAGGGCGATCTCGAATGGCCAACGCCGCCGTGACAAGCTGGAGGTGATTTACCGTTTGGATAACGGTAATCAGATTGAGTTTTCTGGGCCAGAACCCTTGGGGGCTGACGATTTGCGCGTACTTCAAGGGTTGGTTGCCCTAGCTGGGCTTGAATCAGAAAGTGGCAAGATTGGGCCTATTGCGAGTGGTGAAACCGGAGAGATATTACGAGACCTACTTCAGCTGCGTGGGATTGCCAACCAGCAGGATGTCTTGGTAGTCAAAAGCAGCTTGCGCAAACTGGCCAAGGAGATTGGTTACGCAAACCCTCGTGACACCAATACGGTGCGTCGCACTGTCGAGCGGTTGTGGAAGGTGTCGGTAATAGCACAGGTAGCAGGCTTGCGTAGTGGTTTTCGTCTGCTGGCGAACTATGCCAGCGATCCCCTGACCGATAGGCTCTTTGTGGCGCTTAATCCATTGCTGACCAATGCCATATTGGGTAATGGCCGATATACCTATATCGATCTGGCTGAGGTACGGCAACTGCGTAGTAGCACTGCCCGGATATTGCATCAGCGGCTTTGTGCCTGGATTGATTGTGGCCGCAGCAAGCCAGTAGGTTTAGATAAACTGGTCTCTTACGCTTTTCCTGATAAGTCCAGCGCGGCCACCAACCGAAAGCGGCAATCGCGAGTTCGCAAGGCGCTGTATGAACTGGCTGAACTGGGTTGGTCAATCAGTGAACATGCCAAGGGGCGGTTTACCATCGGCCGGCCTGCACTATCACGATAA
- a CDS encoding helicase RepA family protein: MTQDLITSLCPQDLRSAFVEPPKPLDFVLPGLPVGCVGALVSPGGVGKSMLALQLAMQISGGPDWIGLGNLGRGAVLYLPAEDPWPVLHQRLFALGRGLDAELRANVERYLRLISLQGASPNVLDSHWWEAIAIWAEGVRLVVIDTLRRFHDADENAACAMTLVLGQLERLAMLKGCAVLFVHHTSKSAAFQEAGDLQQASRGSSVLVDNVRWQAYLATMTKKEAQKLGVSVEKSQLYVRFGVSKSNYGPPLPERWLERKEGGVLYPAGFDEIHWAGGKRALL; this comes from the coding sequence ATGACACAGGATCTGATTACATCTCTCTGCCCCCAGGATCTCCGGTCGGCTTTTGTTGAGCCTCCAAAACCCCTCGATTTTGTCCTCCCGGGGCTGCCTGTTGGCTGCGTTGGTGCTTTGGTGTCACCGGGAGGGGTGGGCAAATCGATGTTGGCATTGCAACTGGCAATGCAGATATCCGGTGGGCCGGATTGGATTGGGCTTGGCAATCTGGGCAGGGGAGCTGTGCTCTACCTGCCTGCCGAGGACCCTTGGCCTGTACTGCACCAGCGCTTGTTTGCCTTGGGCAGAGGTCTTGATGCTGAACTTCGTGCCAACGTTGAACGATACCTTCGTTTGATATCGCTTCAGGGTGCCAGCCCGAATGTGCTGGATAGCCATTGGTGGGAAGCGATTGCCATTTGGGCTGAGGGGGTCAGGTTGGTGGTTATCGATACACTGAGACGCTTTCACGATGCTGATGAGAATGCAGCCTGTGCTATGACACTGGTGCTGGGTCAGCTGGAACGGCTGGCCATGCTGAAGGGATGCGCTGTGTTGTTTGTACACCACACCAGTAAATCTGCGGCATTCCAAGAAGCTGGCGATCTGCAGCAGGCAAGCCGTGGTTCGTCGGTACTGGTTGACAACGTTCGCTGGCAGGCCTATCTCGCCACTATGACCAAGAAAGAGGCGCAGAAGCTGGGCGTATCGGTAGAGAAGAGCCAGCTTTACGTGCGGTTTGGGGTAAGCAAAAGCAATTATGGGCCGCCACTACCGGAGCGCTGGCTGGAGCGGAAGGAAGGTGGCGTGCTGTACCCCGCTGGTTTTGACGAAATACACTGGGCTGGGGGCAAACGTGCCTTGCTTTGA
- a CDS encoding helix-turn-helix domain-containing protein: MREQNSSVFSDPNGAILKELYELKQLVIQQGQAQKEVLSAEECAELLGVSICYVYRLTSEKRLPHYKPQGKKIYFKRVELLDWLLSHRISPDAELTEHVTKRVRQASHGRL, encoded by the coding sequence ATGCGCGAACAAAATTCGTCAGTTTTCAGTGATCCGAATGGGGCAATCCTGAAAGAGCTTTATGAGCTTAAGCAGTTGGTAATCCAGCAAGGACAGGCGCAAAAAGAGGTGCTTTCTGCCGAGGAGTGCGCTGAGTTGCTGGGGGTTTCTATCTGCTATGTGTACCGGCTGACCAGTGAAAAGCGTCTGCCGCATTACAAGCCACAAGGCAAAAAGATCTACTTCAAGCGCGTTGAGCTGCTGGATTGGCTGCTCTCCCACCGCATTTCACCGGACGCCGAACTCACTGAGCATGTAACCAAGCGTGTGCGGCAAGCTAGCCATGGGCGGTTGTGA
- the qatD gene encoding Qat anti-phage system TatD family nuclease QatD, whose protein sequence is MHCHLDLYPEPFKVAEECKRRGAYVLSVTTTPKAWEGTCRLAQGGKRIRTALGLHPQIAHQRFQELDLFDALLPETQYVGEIGLDGGSGFKEHWEVQLKVLRHILRSVSRAGGRIMTIHSRGCAATVIDELKASEGTPILHWFTGTPKQLQDAIEIGCWFSVGPAMLQTSKGKALALKMPKSRILTETDGPFGKFQNNTLMPWDSEIAERQLASLWGMSLSDTQEQLFNNFRVLCESR, encoded by the coding sequence ATGCATTGTCACCTCGATTTGTACCCCGAGCCATTCAAGGTGGCCGAGGAATGCAAAAGGCGAGGAGCCTACGTATTGTCTGTGACAACAACGCCTAAGGCTTGGGAGGGAACTTGTAGGCTTGCTCAGGGGGGGAAGAGGATACGAACGGCATTAGGACTTCATCCACAAATTGCGCATCAAAGATTCCAAGAGTTGGATTTATTCGATGCGTTACTCCCTGAAACACAGTACGTGGGTGAAATAGGTCTTGATGGTGGAAGTGGCTTCAAAGAACACTGGGAAGTTCAACTTAAGGTATTAAGGCATATATTGCGTAGTGTGAGTCGTGCTGGAGGTAGAATAATGACTATCCATAGCCGAGGGTGTGCAGCTACTGTAATTGATGAACTCAAGGCTAGTGAAGGTACACCAATACTGCATTGGTTTACTGGTACTCCAAAGCAGCTTCAAGACGCAATTGAAATAGGTTGTTGGTTCTCTGTTGGCCCAGCCATGTTACAGACATCAAAGGGTAAAGCTCTAGCTTTAAAAATGCCAAAATCACGAATTCTAACCGAGACGGATGGTCCGTTTGGAAAGTTTCAAAATAATACACTAATGCCATGGGATAGCGAGATTGCAGAGAGGCAACTAGCATCGCTGTGGGGTATGAGTCTGTCCGATACCCAAGAGCAACTTTTCAATAATTTTAGGGTTTTATGTGAATCCAGATAG
- the qatC gene encoding Qat anti-phage system QueC-like protein QatC, translated as MTKLVFHHDYQLLPLAEDGLLPVQLYGLGGKHRSDISFIGNPIIDKIKRLGVSIPSQAMDFLTIALAVTAADTFVRRSDTEDGWTRQFFLQLPLNEPERWLPLKKDIEKSLHFLSGDMWDFEFKEGGFASPKPYSGSDRFQLVQLQGLDSVCLFSGGLDSAIGAIDLLAQGRAPLLVSHAYKGDKSHQDKIASALSGRYSRFQVNADPHLSIGETDISMRTRSLNFLAFAAIGACAVQEVSQKDEVELFVPENGFISLNAPLTNRRIGSLSTRTTHPYFIDSIQRIFEKAMIPCRILNPYQFKTKGQMALDCKNRKLLSDIVDNTVSCSHWKRSNQQCGICVPCIIRRSALKAGGIIENVEYTFDRVAHVLSETDRRDDVLALRIAVAEKATRRIGSWVANSGPLPIADFQEFQRVFLDGLNEVDAFLKSEGVR; from the coding sequence GTGACAAAGTTAGTATTCCATCACGATTATCAGTTGCTGCCTTTAGCTGAAGATGGCTTGTTGCCGGTGCAACTTTATGGGCTGGGTGGCAAGCACCGTAGTGATATATCTTTCATCGGAAACCCGATCATAGATAAGATAAAGCGTTTGGGGGTCAGTATTCCTAGCCAAGCTATGGACTTTCTGACAATAGCACTAGCCGTTACAGCTGCAGATACTTTTGTTCGCCGCTCTGACACTGAAGATGGCTGGACTCGCCAGTTTTTTCTTCAACTGCCGCTGAATGAGCCTGAACGCTGGCTCCCCCTGAAAAAGGATATTGAAAAATCGCTCCATTTTCTCAGCGGTGACATGTGGGATTTTGAATTTAAGGAAGGTGGTTTTGCTTCTCCCAAGCCATATAGTGGGTCTGACCGTTTCCAGTTAGTTCAACTCCAGGGACTTGATTCTGTGTGCTTATTTTCAGGAGGGCTCGATTCTGCCATTGGGGCGATCGATCTTCTTGCCCAGGGGCGTGCCCCATTATTGGTAAGTCATGCATACAAAGGAGATAAATCCCATCAGGATAAGATAGCTTCAGCGCTCTCTGGGCGGTATTCTCGTTTTCAGGTTAACGCTGACCCTCACCTGTCTATCGGTGAGACTGATATTTCTATGCGAACACGCAGCTTAAATTTTCTTGCGTTTGCGGCTATCGGAGCTTGTGCTGTGCAAGAGGTATCTCAGAAAGATGAAGTTGAATTGTTTGTGCCTGAAAATGGATTTATCTCATTGAATGCTCCATTGACTAATAGGCGTATTGGTTCGTTGAGCACAAGAACAACCCATCCATACTTTATCGACAGTATCCAAAGGATTTTTGAAAAGGCGATGATCCCATGCCGTATTTTAAATCCTTATCAGTTTAAAACTAAAGGACAAATGGCTTTAGACTGTAAGAACAGAAAATTATTATCAGATATTGTGGACAATACTGTTTCATGTAGTCATTGGAAGCGCTCTAACCAGCAATGTGGCATTTGTGTCCCCTGTATTATTCGACGCTCAGCGTTGAAAGCTGGTGGAATCATAGAGAACGTTGAATACACTTTTGATCGTGTTGCCCATGTTTTAAGTGAGACAGACCGTAGAGATGATGTTCTTGCATTACGGATTGCGGTTGCAGAGAAGGCAACTCGCAGGATTGGTTCTTGGGTTGCGAATAGCGGACCATTACCAATAGCCGATTTTCAAGAGTTTCAGAGAGTCTTCTTAGACGGACTGAATGAAGTGGATGCCTTTCTGAAGTCTGAAGGTGTTCGGTGA